TCccattgttttttgtgtctgtgtctttaacCAACagtttccagaattcatagagGAAGGATCTGCTGCAGAGGACGACACACCCAAtggtatgtgtttgtgtgtatgtgcttgtgtgtgttagagagagtgtggattaatgtgtaaaaaatgtattgagtATTGACATTAGTACATGTGTAGACAAATCTGCATGGATCTGTGAACGTGCATGAATCTTTAAATGTGTGCATGGACATTGATGGATGAAAAAAGCACAgtttttcacacagtttttcatactttatacacaaacacacacagaaataatttTGCTGAAATATCGGCCCCATAGAAAAGGCTCCACAAGTGCTTGTTGCCACATAATATTCATAGATCCCAGTGACAAAATGAGGAAGGAAAGTGAGGATTTACATTAAAGTTATCTTAAGGCCATGAGGGGAAACTTGTATTTTTAGTGCTGAAAACCCCCCTAGCCTGCTATGTCATGTCAACCGGAAGCTATGTCATCATGATAAGTCAGGCTCAACAAtgaaacaagctgcaggaaacATGGCTCAACACAcctataacacacacaaacatacaaccACTTGCATGGACATGGTTCTGGTCCTCTGGGATTTCTCATTTCTGTCTCCCCTGCAGATCCTGGACCAGTGGTTGGTGAAGTGGAGGTGTCACAACACGTCCTGTGGATCTGTGGTTCATTTCTTCTCTTGTCAATCATTCTGGCTGCCTACATGTTCAGGTAATGACACATCTGCTGATTAATGTGAACTTGGTTATTCCACTTGGTTTGCATGAATCCAACTTGACTCAGAATTTTGAAACCCTCTATATATGCATAAACGAACATACATCTTATTTCTCATTTCAGACACAAGGACAAATTAGTGTCTAAACTCCACTGTTTTAGCATCCTCGTCCAGTCGGGTAACTCGTCTCAGCCTCCACCCTCCACACCAGCCGCCCCAGAAGGGCAGGCCCTGGTGACCTTTGTCCCTCCATGTAACGATCAGCCCTCATCTGGTGAAGCAGACgaaggggaagaagaaaatgaggaagagcagaggctggaggagagaaCAGAGGCTGTTCACTTCAGCAACACAAGTTATTTCTTGACCCAGAGGATGTGATGTCACTCAAAACAAGCTAGAACATTTTGTACTgctggattgttttttttaacctcagaACTAGTGTCACAGATAGCAATAGGACAGTGGACTTACAATTGCTGTGGTTCTTGCTCAAACTTTGTATGTAAAGTCTGCCACTCTATCTCTCTAACTATCTCATTCCTGAAATACCTCTGCAGTATTTATACTTCTCTTCCTGTTGCCTCCTAAAATGTGTTGGATGCAGGTCTAATAGCTGTAAAGCCCTGCATCTATgcctgaatatatatatatatatatatatatatatatatatatatatatatataggtttgtcatttatttcactCACACCCTGCCCTCTCAGTTTCCACATATTCTTTACAAACGTGTTGTTTTCCTGCCTTTTAGGcttagatttgatggtttcaggCACAAACTGTTGTCCAGTCAACCAGCTTCCAGAGAGGGCTACACTggggaaaaaatatttataaatgattGATGTAACCATATATGAaatgtgatatgtgtgtgttaaatacaGAAGTGAACCACAGTGGTTTACTTTTCTTGTATTATCTTAAAAGTCAATAGAATAGTCCAAAAGCTGTATTTTTGAGAAGGTTGTAGGATTCTTAGTTGACAAAGTTCAGAGCTCAAAAGTCCCAAAAGGTGATATTTCATCTTGTGTGCAGAAGATATTGACATGTTCGCACACGATAATTTACTAAAAAGTCCACGTGTCTCCGACAACTTCAAATGCTTAAATTTTCACCTTGGACTGTCATATAATGAGATTTTTGCTGCTCTTAAGAGCAATTAAATCAACTTACCCCTGTGGTGTTCTGAGCATACGTTATTAAGTTGTTTTCATTCCATTAACTTGTGCACACGAGATAACAATTTATAGTTTTTCTACTGCTagcaatttatattttaaaacctaGTAGCTTATCTTTATTCACAAAaactatcaatcaatcaatctaattgtatttgtaaagcgCACAtgcacaaatcacaatttgtctcatagggcttaccAGTccatgttgcagcagcagcagcagtagacatggtagtagtagtagtagtagtacagtAGTAGTGATTTCCTTTTTATTGTACAACCAACTGTGCTCCCAGTAGAACTACACACAGTATTATGGACCCATCATGGACTGACCTTTAACTCTGGGTTAACTCTCTTAACTGTACAAtattcatctgtgtgtgcaaTACAGTCATTCATGTGCAGTTCATTCACTGTGCATATCCTCACACTGCACACATTAattcttgtttttacactgtatatattagtttttattccattcatatgTTCCTATATTTGTTATATTCCTTTTCACTTAAGTAGTATTATCCTGTAAATTAACTATTGCATGTTATTATCACTTACTGATGCCTATGtgtgactcttgctgctgtaatattgcacATTTCTCCACTCGGGGACTGAaggattcttttattttatgttgtctTATGTTAGGATGTGCTGCCCCCTAGCGGTCGCAGCTGTCAACTGCCTGAACTCGTTTCTATAGCAACAGTTGTGGACCGTGTCACTAGCAGGTGGTGGTTTAAAATGGCGGCCAGCggacatgaaaacatttagaCCGGTAACATCTGCAGAGAAACGATGGCTGGAAAAGGAGGTTCGACCAAACTGGAGCTCGGAGTTTTGAGTCCTGAGCAGCAGGAGAGGCTGCGACAGTTCAAGGTGACGTCACAACAGTAGAGAGGCTGGattggaaatgtttgtgtttgttgatcgACTGCTTCAGGAAATGCGTCCTAACTCTTCCTTTTCCAGATCAAGACGAGAATGGACAATGAGATGTACTTGAGGTCGCACCCAGAGGTGGAGGTGTTGGTGGGAGACTTCCTCAGGTGAgccagctcctcctgctcctcctgctcctcctgctcagaGAAGCTCATTCTGCTCCACGAGTCCAGAAATAACAACGACTCACAGGTCTCACagaagacagagaaacaaaatctGTTCTTGAACCTGAAGAAGAAGACCCACctaaaaattaataaaagaagaaaaaacaaggccaaccccccaaaaaacagaagaataaataaacaatgcCAAACATAAAAGtagaaagaaaactacaatatcAACCTTAGAATTTAGAAAGTTAAAACAACAAGACCAACCTAAAAGagtcagaggagaaaaaacaagaccagcaacaacaacaaaaattaaaggacaaaaaaaacaagaccaaCACCTCACTGCTTGTGGAGGGTGAAGCCATCATccttaataaacacacattatttataAGAGTATTGTTCTTCATTCAGTGAAAGAACAGACAATTCAACTCATAGGCTCAGTAATGCATTTGAAGCCTCCACAAAGCTCATTGTCAAAACAGCCTGTGTGGTGTCAGATTTTCCAGCATCACTGAGGAGAATGTGCAGTTCATCACTTTCAATGTCAACTTTGAGATTAGGTCAgagcactctgtctctgtcagtctgtgtaatgtttgtatttcatgTCCTCACAGAAATGTGCTTCTTCAGAGACCTGCTGACATCCGTGAGTTTGCTGCAGGTGAGTTTTTGTGCACGCACTCACACAGAGtaagtgaaaaatgtttttcattttaatgttttgtatgTTACATGGTATTTATCATCTTGGTTGTAAGGGTAAATGTATTACCTACTTTAAACTGGGGTCCAATAGTTTTACAGTCCCATACTCCTGGACTCTTGGACCTCAGTGTGTACAGTGAAGAGTAAAATAGCCAGGCGTTGTGTAGAAACATAGAGTTCTTGATATTTTCCTCGTAGAACATTGGAGTGGAATGGACACTTTTTTTAATGACCTCTGAGTCTTCTTAACTGGtctacagttcagctttactcttgaacttgctggacctgattctgGCAATTTAACCTGCGACTATCAGTCAGCTATACACTTCTCTAAAGAGGTtgtacccactcaccaaagtgaCGTAGCAAGAACAACAACTATTTTAAGGTGAAAAGTATtaatagtgttgctttaagtggATCCCAAGGTAATAACTAATAGGGATGAATGTAAACAATACTGTTAACATACAAGCACATGTATAATCTCAGCCACTAACCAGTGTCTGGTCTTTTTCAGATCACTTCACCAACCCAAACCTTCATGCTGCTGTCAGCTCCAAAATGGAGGGAAACAGCGCCAGGGAGTGAAACACACCCGACAGTCGTGACCCTGcaaacttctcttctgtgtcaaCTCCAGTAACTAGATGTCAGTCAGTGTATGTCTGTCTACAAAACTGTTTGGCTGATGGCCTTTCAGATTGCTATCACACATGCGGGATCCAGCGAGGGTAGAGTAGCTTCTAATGGCCTTTCCTAATTAGTGTGATTATAAgataatgaggaggaggacgtcCTGTGTGTATTACACACCATTGGTCACATAACACACACGTGAGTACGTAGGGACATGGTGAAGAGTTCATTGTGTACTGAAGCTCACGCACTGGGATCTGCAGTGATCTGATGTGAGCAGTGTCCACTCATCTACATGGAAAACACCACGTGTGAGGGGCAGAATAGGTTGCCACTTTTCTACGTATTATAGTCACATCTCTTGGTTACTTGATGataaaacactttcattttttattaatctTATTCATCAATGTATGTATATAGTTaggtctttttttaaagttgcacataagaagaagaggaaatttAGATAAATTCTACTTTGTATAATTTTTATCTGCATATTTTTTCTACAGAGGAATATAAATCTAAGATAATCTTAGTGTATTTTTCAATAATAGCCATTACCTTAACATTCATTACCACTCGGTGTTCAGATTCTGCTGTTGTGAGTTGCCAGCTTCCTctgtaaagtatgtaaataaagtttatctCTGTGGTCACCTCTGtttgctggtttgttttttggttgtGTAATGCTGTTTGCACAAGTCATTTAGATTGAAATATGATCCGAGGAATAATCATTGCGTCCTGTTTTACAACCTCAGCTCCCACAAGCTGTTGTCGTGCACCATTGTGTCAGATTTTATATTGTGCATCAGTtcaataaaaagataaaaaaagttCATATCAGAGTTTTTCTTGTTTAACAATGCTGATTCATTTCATGGTTGACATGAGAATGTATcaaataaatctctctctctccctctctctctccctctctctctccctccctctctctctccctctgttgcacacaacaagcacacaaacacaccttgtCATTATATACCATGCCCTGCTTTGACTCAGTGGAGGTCGAATAACAACCCATCTCTCATCAGACGTgactgagaggcagagggagaggacgTCCATCCTCCACTCATCtgtgttctgtttcttttttgattaaattgtttgtggatttttttaaatctaccaGGGACCTGTCGCAGATTCTGTGAGTAAAACCTAACTATCACATAAATCAGAAagttatttctttttcagtctTTGTGATGTTTATTGATTCTTGAAACCTTGTTAAAACCTGCATATAAGACACATACACTAGGCTATATATGTGCATTTTGTATACTTTCATACTTTATACTTAATGTTGAATAATCATTTTTTCCTTAGTGATGATTCCCTGTGGTGTTATTTACaatcagaaaatatatttttattattatgcatTAAAATCttgattcaatttaaaagaGATAAAGGGTCTCTGGAAAATACATATAACTTAAATGGGTCATTACAAGTCTAATATTCTTATTTCTTACTCCATTGTTCGTAATCTTTGGGCATATTTAAATGAGAAGTCAAATTAATAGAAAGCAAATCAACTGGATGATTAAAAATTACCTACATGCAAATGATTTAAGTGATTTGTAATTCAAAGCTGTTTGTCCTGAGAAGTTGTTTTTCCCGGGTACATCATGTACATTTGCAAACCTGTTTGTCACAGGATGTTAACCTCCAAGTCCACAGAGTCTCCCATCGCATGGGTAACACGAATGGTAACTAAGGCGGTATGATCACAGGTCCTTAGAGGAAGAGTGTATGGCAGACAGATGTGGTTCACATGGAGACAGGTTCCATAGGAACTGGAGACTTGATAACAAAAACCTGACTCACTGTAACTTTTTATGTTGTGGGAAATTAAACCCACGAAGAAAAAATATTAAGCTAACCTGGGAGAAACTTACTTGTAAAATGTGATGGACAGTTTCAATCATATTTTAACAGAAAGCCAGTGAGGACTTCTCACCATGGCCTCAAAGGGAAGAACATTTCTCCTGCTACTCACTGTAGCTGGTGCAGCCTTGGGTAAGCGGCAACGACCTCACACAAAGTTATTGTCCATTTATAATTGTCATCCATGCTATTTATGTGTTTGAACATCTACGTCCTCAGCAAAGCCTGCATCTATGGTGCCTGGAAAACCTGACTTCAAGGACATGGCCAAAAAACTGGTGAGTCATTCGAATGTCTATAGAAACTCCAGGAATCttcatcatttgttttaaatctaaCCACATTCAATGGTTTTTAAAACCTTATCTGCTCTGTTTTGTAATCAGATGATGAAGTGCCAGAACATGGGTGAGAACACTTGAAGttagttgtatgtgtgtttgtgttgggggCGTCAACTCACTGTCCAAAACCTAATCCCCGTCcagatggtgtgtttgtgtgtgcgtgtgtgtgtgtgtgtgtcattgtgcatGTGAGGGCCATGTTTTCATGCATGATGAATGCACATGACTCACTAACATGTGAATTATTCAGTCCAGTCCTGACGTGTTTTAACTGTGCTTGGTTGCTGTGTTACAGGATACCAGATGCCTATGATGCAGCACAACTCCATTTTCAATTACAGGTAactctgtatttgcatgtgtgtttctctcttgtggGTTTGGTTGATTTCCTGAAGAGAGTTTCCTTGTTTATCCCTCCAATTGTCCAATTGTCCATTTTAAAGCAAACTGATATGATGTGATCCGtaacacttgtttttgtttctgaggAGATTTATTTGCTTCAAGTTGAGAATACGTGAGGTCAAGATACGTCTGAGCCAGGTCCTCAGCTCCACCTGAAGACGGTTGAAGGATGCATGTGACAATGAAGCAAAGTGCTGCTGAAAAACAGCACAGTCTTGTTTGAATTTGTCCAGTTAATCAAACATTTAGatgaagaaacaaatgaaacacggctcatcttcatcaccagcTCCACTCACCCACTTCCTGTCTCCATTCTCAGTGATTTGCCTGTGAAGGAAAGAAACCAGGACTTGTCCAGTTCCAGCCTGTCCACGCTTCTTGATGCTCTGAATTTAGCCACAGGCGACACAAGCAAAGATTCAGTAGACAGTGTCATCATGGCTGACTCAGATGAAACGGTGTGAAGACGCAGGCACACATACACCAACagtcatccacacacactcactcacaagGTTTTGCACTTAAACCTCatttatacattatttatttttaaaaaaaacaatccttgaaacattttcttaatACATAGGTCAAAAGTTAGTCACTGAATAATTTCAGGATTCAAACAATGATCTTAATATCTAACATGttcttttattcctttttatttgtttatattcacGTTGTctcctttctctgtttttttttagtcaAACAAGATGTGGAATTGCACCAAACTTCGACAAATGATCAGACTGATGAGGAACTCCTCTGTCAGTGCACTAATGCCAAGAtcttaacaacaacaaccaaacagaTCCATTTACAAATGAACATTGCTCTCTGGTAGTGTAATCATTCCTGACATCTGTCCACAGGGAGCATATGCATGTTACATCCAAGCAGTTGTGGCCCCCATGTCCTGGACGACTCTGACCACGCCAGGTGAAAACAACATGGACTCAGACGACTATGATGCAATGCTGTGGGCTGCCAAACCTGCACTGCAAGATATGCCTCCGTCCAGATTGAACCTTCCTCCTGAAGTGAAGGCTCAATACATGGAGAAGATGTGAGTATGATTTGATAGTGTGACCTACTTTGCTCTCTCTCAGCAACTTTCCTGAAAATTCTACTGCTGTTGGTTCCAGCATGAACATGATGCGGGACATGCACGACACCATGTCTGACCAGCAAAGAGCTTGTGTGGTAAAATGGGTAAAAGAGCAGATCACTCAGAAGTATTTCAACTGCACAATGATGCCGCCATCTGACTCAGGAGAGGAGTCAAAGCCATCAGGTCagtaaacaataataattacattagtataaataaatagaaaataaataaatctaaaaccTAATTCAGTTTGTAACGGAAATGGCTACTTCTGtatttctacatgtatttatctatttcaacatttacatttacttgttcatttatttacttgtgTGTCTATAAGTTAAttagagagaagagaaaagctaGGAGAGTCCGAGCCATAAAAGCAAAAAGTATCTTCTCTGATGCAAAATCATGTGATTGAACaacaatgatttattttgtagAATCTATGGAACGCTGCAACCGTTCACTCAAATGGCTGAACTTGAAA
This region of Paralichthys olivaceus isolate ysfri-2021 chromosome 13, ASM2471397v2, whole genome shotgun sequence genomic DNA includes:
- the LOC109633147 gene encoding RIIa domain-containing protein 1, with the protein product MAGKGGSTKLELGVLSPEQQERLRQFKIKTRMDNEMYLRSHPEVEVLVGDFLRNVLLQRPADIREFAADHFTNPNLHAAVSSKMEGNSARE